Part of the Cellulomonas hominis genome, GGGGTCCTGGGCGCTCACGGTGCCTCCTGGGGCCGGTGCGGGTGCGGCCGCCGGGACCCGGGCCGCGCACCCCACGCTCGCGCGGGCGGGCCGGGCGCGCCACCGCTGGGGCCGCCGGCGCGGCTACGCTCGCTGACCATGGCCGCCTGGCAGACGCACCGCTCCACCACCGTGTACGAGAACCCGTGGATCCGGGTGCGGGAGGACGCGGTGACCCGGCCGGACGGCGGCGCCGGCATCTACGGCGTGGTCGAGGTCCGGCAGCCCGCGGTGTTCGTGGTGCCGGTGACCGCGGACGACGAGGTCGTGCTCGTCGAGCTCGAGCGCTACACCGTCGGCCGGATGTCGCTCGAGGTGCCCGCGGGCGGGTCGGACGGCGAGGACCTGCTGGTCGCCGCCCGGCGGGAGCTGCGCGAGGAGACCGGGCTGGAGTCGGACGACTGGCAGGCGCTCGGCGAGGTGTACTCGCTCAACGGGGTGTGCCGCGCGCCGGGACGGGTGTTCCTCGCGCGCGGGGTGCGGCCGGTGTCCGCGGGCGAGGGTCAGGCCGAGGAGGGGATCGTCGCGGTCCGTCGGGTGCCGTGGCCGGAGGTGCTGGACCTGGTGCGCACGGGGGCGATCACGGACGGCGAGTCGGTGGCCGCCCTGATGCACGCGGCGATCGCCGACGGCCGGGTGCGCTGATCCGGGCGCCCGCGCCGGTCGCCGCCGCGGGGCATGTTCCGGCGGCCGTCCGCGTTGTGCTGGACGATGGGGCGGCGATCCCGCCGCGCGACGCAGGAGGACGGACATGAGCCAGGACACCGCGGTCGACCTCGACGACCCGCGCACCCAGATCGAGGTGAGCGTGCTGCTCGCCAACGGGCGGCTCGCGGGGCGGCGGTTCGGGTCGCGCGCCGAGGCGGAGGCCTGGGCCCGGCCGGAGGACGGCGAGCAGGTCGTCGAGTACAACCTCGTCTGCGAGTGCGCCGTCTGACCGTGCCCGGGGAGCCGTTCGTCCCGCGCACCGACCCCGGGGTCCTCGCCGACCTGCGGGCGCGGCTGCGCGCGACCCGGTGGCCCGACGCCCCCGAGGACGCCGGCTGGGACGCCGGCACCGACCTCGCGTACCTGCGGGACCTCGTCGGGTACTGGGCCGAGGACTTCGACTGGGCCGCCCAGGAGGAGGCCGCCGCGCGGCTGCCGCGGGTCCGGGTGCGGCTGGGCGACCTCGCGGTGCACGCCGTGCACGCCCGCGCGGTCGCGCCCGAGGGCCCGGTGCTGCCGCTGGTGCTGTGCCACGGCTGGCCCGACTCGGCGTGGCGGTACGAGAAGGTCGTCCTGCTGCTGACCGACCCCGGAGCGCATGGCGCGGACCCCGCCGACGCGTTCGACGTCGTCGTCCCCGACATGCCGGGCTTCGGGTGGTCGGACAAGCCCGCCCGGGCGCGGGACTCCGTCGAGGTCGCGGGCCTCTGGGCCGACCTCATGTCCGCGCTCGGCTACGCGACGTTCGGCGCCGCGGGCGGCGACATCGGCAGCCATGTCAGCCGGTACCTGGCGCTGGACCATCCCGACCGCGTCGTGGCGGTGCACCGGATGGACGCCGGCATCCCGTACCACGCGGGTCCGCCCGCGGACCTCACCGACGAGGAGCGGGCCTGGTTCGCGGAGGTCGCCGCGTGGGGCGCGGCCGAGGGCGCGTACGGCGCGGTGCACCGCACGAAGCCGATGACGGCGGCCGTCGGGCTGACCGACTCGCCGGCGGGTCTCGCGGCGTGGATCGTCGAGAAGCTCCGCGCGTGGAGCGACGGCGGCGGCGACGTCGAGCGGGCGTTCACCCGGGACGAGGTCCTCACGAACGTCACGCGGTACTGGGTCACGGGGACGATCGGGTCCTCGATGCGGATGTACCGCGCGAACGCGGCGATCCCGCGCGACCAGCTGAGCCGCCGGGTGGAGGTGCCGTCGGGGTTCGCCCTGTTCGGCGGCGACATCCTGCGCCCGCCGCGCGCGTGGCTGGAGCGCACCTCGCACGTCGTCCGGGTGACCGAGCCGCCGCGCGGCGGGCACTTCGCGCCGGTCGAGCAGCCCGAGGCGTACGCCGCCGAGCTGCGGGAGTTCTTCCGGCCGTACCGCCCGGCGGCCTGACCCGGGCCCCGGTGTCGGAGGTCACCCCTACGCTCGCGGCATGGCACCGCTCCTCAGCGTCGACTGCGTGACCGTCAACAGCCGCGACCCCTGGGCGCTGGCGGGGTTCTGGGCCGCCCTCGTCGGCGGCACCCCGCGCGACGCGGGCAACCGGTTCGTGCTCGTGGACCCCGGGGAGGGTCGCACCCGCCTGCTGTTCCAGCAGGCCGACGAGGCCGCGGCGGCGCCCGGGTGGATCCACCTCGACTGCCGCACCGCGGACCGGGAGGCGACGATCGCGGAGGTCGAGCGGCTCGGCGGGCGCCTCGTCGACCGGCGCAGCGACAGCCACGGGGACTGGGTCGTCCTGGCCGACCCGGACGGGAACCCGTTCTGCTGCTGACCGGCCCGGTCAGCCCTCGTCGTCGCGGGCGGCCTCCACGAGCGCCGCGATCGAGCGCAGCAGGTCCAGCTCCGTCAGCAGCGCCTGCCGGCCCGCCGGGGTGATCCGGGCCCAGGTCCGCGTGCGGCGGCCGTCGTATCCGCGGCGCAGCGCGACCAGCCCGGAGCCGACCAGCACGTCGAGGTGCCGGCCGAGGTTGCCGTCGGTCAGGGCCAGCGCGCGTTTGAGGTAGCTGAAGTCCGCGTCCGTGCGCTCGGACAGCACCGCGAGGATGCCGAGGCGGGCCCGCTGGTGCACCGTCTCGTCCAGGCGGGACAGCGGGTGCGGCTCGGTCATCCGAGCGGCTCGGGGGACCCGGCGGGCGGGGGCAGCGGCACCGCGCGGCGCCGCTCGCGCGCGACGGCGGCGACGGTCAACCCGGCGAACGCCGCCGCGGTCAGGGCGAGCACCGCCGTGTCCGGATCCGGGAGCACGACCAGCGTGTTGGCCGCGCCGTTGAGGTGCACGAACGGGCCGACCCCGACGAGGACGATCCCGGGCACCCAGAGCGCGCGGTCCCGGCCTCGCCAGCCGAGCACGACCAGGCCGAGCCCCAGCAGCGCCTCCGCGCCCGCGAACATCGGCAGCAGGAACCCGACGGGCGTGACGACGAGCAGCACGGCCAGCGCGATCACGACGGCGCCGTAGCCGTCGGAGCCGGCACCGGCGCCGGTGACCGCCCGCTGCAGGCGCATCGCGAGGAACACCGCGGCGAACGTGACGAACGGCGTGAGGGTCTCGATCGGGGTCGGGTACAGGCGCGCGGCGTGGTGCCAGGTGAGGACGCCGAGGGCGACGGTCACGGCAGCGAGCGGGATCGAGCGGGCGTGGCGCGCGGCGCGCTCCCGCTCGAGGAGGCGGTCGAGGTAGGCCATGGCGGTTACTCTGCCAGACAGAGTGACCGCGTGGGGCGAGTCCGGGCGAGTCGCGGCGGCTAGGGTCGCGCGATGAGCGTCGACCCCGGCCCCGCCCTGCACGAGCGCGCCGTCGCGAGCGGCTTCAGCGGCGTCGTCCACGTCAGCCGCGGCGACGAGGTGCTGCTCGCCCGCGCCTACGGCTGGGCGGACCGCGCGCGCCGGCTCGCGGCCGAGGTCGACCAGCGGTTCGCCGTGGCCAGCGTCGCCAAGGGGTTCACGGCCCTGGTCATCGGGTCCCTCGTCGAAGAGGGCCGGCTCGGGTGGGACGACCCCGTGCGCCCGGTGCTCGGCGCCGACCTCCCGCTCGTGGACGACCGGGTGACGCTCGCCCACCTGCTGAGCCACACGTCCGGCATCGGCGACTACCTGGACGAGAGCGGCGACGGCGCCATCACCGACTACGTGCTCACCCTGCCGCCGCACGTCCTGGACGACACCGAGGCCTACCTGCCGATGCTCGACGGGCACCCGCAGGTCGCGGAGCCGGGCGCCGGGTTCGCCTACAGCAACAGCGGGTTCGTGCTGCTGGCGCTCGTCGCGCAGCGGGTGTCCGGGACGCCGTTCCCGGACCTGGTCGCCGAGCGGGTGCTCGCGCGTGCCGGGATGGAGCGCACCGGGTTCCCGCGCACCGACGAGCCCGCCGCCGACCTCGCCGTCGGGTACCTGGACGAGGACGGCCCGCGCACCAACGTGCTGCACCTGCCGGTGCGGGGGAGCGGCGACGGCGGGCTCGTGACCACGGCGGCCGACCTCGCGGCGTTCTGGCGCGCGCTGACGGCGCACCGCATCGTCTCCGCGGCGACGCTCGCGACGCTCACCGAGCCCGTGAGCACCGTCGAGGACGAGGGCATGCGGTACGGGCGCGGGTTCTGGCGGGGTCTCGAGTCCGACGACCTCGTGCTGGAGGGGTACGACGCCGGCGTCTCGGCCCGCACCCGGCACGACCCGCGGACGGGACTGACGGTCACCGTGATCGCCAACACGTCCGACGGCGCGTGGCCGGTCCTGCGCGAGCCGGCCGCCGGCTGAGCCGGGGGCTCAGGACCGCGCGTACCCCGGCCGCCCGCCGGTCACCCGGTACGTCTGGATCGTCACTCCGCGGGCCGTGGTCCGGGACCTCTCGAGCTCCAGGGCGGCGTCCGGCCCGGCGTCGGGGAACAGCCGGGTGCCCTGGCCGACGACGAGCGGGTGGACGACCAGGTCCATGCGGTCGACCAGGCCGCGGGCGAGCAGCCGCCGGACGAGGACGCCGCTGCCCGGCACCAGCAGCTCGCCGTCGGGGCCGTCCTTCAGGGCGCGGACCGCGGCCTCGACGCCGTCGAGCGAGACGTGGGTCGTCGTGGTCAGCCTCATGCCGGCACCCGCTGCGCGAGCAGGGCGGCCTCGTCGTCGGGGTCGAGGCCGGCGCGGCGGCGTCGACCGGCGCCGCGAGCGACCTCGTCGGCCAGGGTGCGGGCGATCGTGTCCTCGAGCGGGCGGACGGTCCCGCCGGCGGCCAGGTAGGCGGCGCCGTCCCGCCGGGCGAACCCGGTGGCGTCGGCCGGCAGCCACAGCGGCAGCGACCGCGGCCCCGCCCAGTACCGGACGTCGTGGTCGAGGAGCCACGCGTCGTCGGCCACCACCAGCTCGCCGTCGAACCCCGTCGCGGCCCGGACCGCCGCGAAGAACTCGTCCATCCGGTGCGGGCGGCCCACGGCGTTCACGCGGCCGGTCGCCCCGGCGGCCCCGGCGCGCGCGATCCACCCCGCCAGGTCGGCGACGTCGACCACCTGGACGTACCGGCCGGCCGCGTCCGGCACCAGGACCGCCCCACCGCGGTGCAGCCGCGCGGGCCAGTAGCCGAACCGGTCCGTCGGGTCGCCGGGTCCGACGATCAGGCCGGGACGGGCGATCAGCAGCCGGTCGCCCAGGTGGTCCGCGGACGCCCGCTCGGCGGCGACCTTGGCGTCCGGGTACGCGGTGAGGTCCCGCGGCTCGACCAGGTCGGCCGTCTCGTCGGCGCCGGGCTCGTCGTCGCGCCGGTAGACCGAGACCGTCGACACCAGCGTCCAGTGCGCGGCCCGTGGCGCGAGGGCGGCGAGCGCGGGGACGACCAGACCCGGAGCCGACGCCAGCTCGACCACCTCGTCCCAGTCGCCACCCAGCGCGTCGTACGCCCCGGGCGCCGTCCGGTCGGCGCGCGCGAGCGTCGCACCCGCCGGCACCGCGCCGGACTCGCCGCGCGCGACGCACACGACCTCCGCCCCGTCCGCGAGCGCCGCGCGTGCGACCTCCCGCCCGAGCCACCCCGTCCCGCCCAGCACCAGCACCCGTCGCATCCCGCCAGCCAACACCGTGCGGGCGGGGCGTGACCAGGGGTGCCGGCCCGCTCAGGCCAGGGTCTGCGTGAGCACCGAGCCGGCCCGCGCGTGCTCGACGGTGGCCAGCGCGCCGTTCACCAGCGCGAGGTGCGGCGGGACGTGCCCGCAGTCGACGTCGACCAGGACCGGCACGCCCAGGTCGCCGAGCGCGTGCCGGGCGGCGTCGTGCTGCGTGAGCCCGGGCGCGTCGGGCCCGGCGGTGCGGCCGATCAGCACGGCGTTGGCGTGCGCGAACCAGCCCGCGTACCGGAGGCCGAGCAGCCGGCGGGTGACGTCGGCGGCGTCCGTGCCCGCGGCCTCCAGGTAGACGATCGTGCCCTCGGGGGCGTGCGCGGCCGCGAACGCGCCGACGTCCCCGTAGGGCGTCCCGGCCAGGTGTGACATCGTCTCGAGGCAGCCGCCGACCAGCCGGCCGGTGGCGTGCACGTCGCCGCCGTCGCGTCCGCCGTCGTCGACCCGGGTCCACCCGCCGGGCGCGTCCAGGGCGTACTCGGTGACCCCGGCGTCGGCCGCGTAGTCGTCGAAGCCGCCCGACCGGTACCGCGGCGCCGCGCCCTGCACGAGCGTCGCCCCGGGCTCGGCGCGCACGACGTCGAGCCACGGCAGCATCGGCTCGGGCACCCGGTAGGGCGTGTCCATGAGGTTCTGCCCGTGCAGCGTCGCGACGCCGGTGCGCAGCGTGAGCGGCAGCAGCAGTGTGGAGACGTCCGAGTAGCCGACGAACCAGGTGGGGTCGGCTGCGAGCACGTCGAGGTCCAGGTGCGGCAGCAGGTCCAGCGCGATCTCCCCGCCCCACGGCGGCACGACGGCCCGGACGGCGGGGTCGGTCATCAGCCCGGTCAGCTCGGCGGCGCGCGCGGCCGGCGGCCCGCTGACGATCCCGGCGTGTCGCACGAGCGGTCCGAGCCGGACCCCCAGGCCCTGGTCGGTGAGGTGCCGCACGGCGACGTCGAGCCGCGCGGCGTGCCGGTCCTCGACGCCGGAGGACGGGGCGGCGACGCCGACGACGTCGCCCGGGACCAGGGGGCGCGGGTAGCGGATCACGGGTCGCAGTCTGGCAGGCGCGGGCCCGCGTCAGGAGGCGAGCGGTTCCCGCGCGCGGTCGGTGGACGCGTCGGCCGCGCTGATCTCCGCCCACACCGCGTCGAGGGACAGCCCCAGGACGTCGGCGATCGCGGCGATCGTGGGGAAGGCCGGCGTCGCGACCCGGCCGGACTCGATCTTGCGCAGCGTCTCCGGGGAGACGCCGGCGTCCAGCGCGGTGCGGAGCATCGACCGGGCGCCCCGGGCCTCCCGCAGGAGGGCGCCCAGGCGGCGGCCGCGCTCGACCTCGGCGGGGGACAGCGGCAGGCGGACCATGGGACCGATAGTAATACCGGGATAGCATGGCCGGGATAGTTATCGGATCCTGCGCGTGGAAGGCAGCAGATGATCGAGATCCTCGACCCGGCGGAGGTCCGCCGGGCCCGCGCCACCGGCGCCCTCGTGCACGACATCCTCGCGACCCTGCGGTCGCGCGCCGTCGTCGGGACCAACCTGCTGGACGTCGACCGCTGGGCGCGGGAGATGATCCTCGCCGCCGGGGCGCAGTCCTGCTACGTCGACTACGCGCCCTCGTTCGGGCGCGGGCCGTTCGGGCACCACATCTGCACGTCCGTCAACGACGCGGTGCTGCACGGGCTGCCGCACGACTACCGCCTCGCGGACGGCGACCTGCTGACCCTGGACCTGGCCGTGTCCCTGGACGGGATCGTCGCCGACTCCGCGGTCAGCTTCGTCGTCGGCACGGCGCGACCCGCCGGCGCGGAGGCGCTGATCGAGGCGACCGAGCGCGCGCTGGCGGACGGGATCGCCGCGGCCGGACCGGGCGTGCGGCTCGGGGACGTCTCGCACGCGATCGGCACCGTGCTCTCGGCGGCGGGGTACCCGATCAACACGGAGTTCGGCGGGCACGGCGTCGGGTCGACGATGCACCAGGACCCGCACGTCGCGAACACGGGCCGGGCGGGCCGGGGGTACACGCTGCGCCCCGGCCTGCTGCTGGCGCTCGAGCCGTGGGTGATGGCGGACACCGACGAGCTCGTCACCGACGCCGACGGCTGGACGCTCCGCAGCGCCACCGGGTGCCTCACCGCGCACAGCGAGCACACGATCGCGATCACCGAGGACGGGGCCGAGATCCTCACGTGAGCCGTGGGTGCGGCGGGCCTCTCCGGGTGCGCCGCCGGATCGGGCATGCTGGCCCGATGCGGCTCTACACCGTCCCCGAGCGGGACATCGAGGCCTTCGGCAGCACCGGCGTCGTCATGCGGTTCCTGCCGCCGGTCCTGACGGCGGGCTCGGACGACGCGACGGGTGTGCACGTGGCGGCCATCGCGGCGGGCGGGACGCTCGGGCGGCACCCGGCGGTGCGCCGGCAGGTGTTCGCCGTGCTCGCCGGGAGGGGGCTGGTGCAGACCGACGACGACCCGCCTGTCGAGGTCGGCGCCGGGACGCTCGTCGTGTGGGAGCCCGGGGAGGACCACCAGACCTGGGCGACGACGGACATGACCGCGGTCGTCGTGGAGACGACGGGGAGGCTGGACCTCGGGGAGCACTTCGTGCCCGTCGCCGCGGGCGCACCCGGGGCCGGCGCGTGACGGCGACCGGCGTCACCCCGCCCGTCGACCGCCGCGACCCGCCGCCCGCCGGTGACGAGGTGACGCTGCTCCGGGCGTTCCTCGCGTTCCACCGCGACACGCTGCGGCTCAAGACGTCCGGCGTGGACGACGCGGGCCTGCACCGGGCGCTGCCGCCCAGCACGATGACGCTCGGCTCGCTGCTCACCCACCTGGCGTTCGT contains:
- a CDS encoding epoxide hydrolase family protein, with amino-acid sequence MRRLTVPGEPFVPRTDPGVLADLRARLRATRWPDAPEDAGWDAGTDLAYLRDLVGYWAEDFDWAAQEEAAARLPRVRVRLGDLAVHAVHARAVAPEGPVLPLVLCHGWPDSAWRYEKVVLLLTDPGAHGADPADAFDVVVPDMPGFGWSDKPARARDSVEVAGLWADLMSALGYATFGAAGGDIGSHVSRYLALDHPDRVVAVHRMDAGIPYHAGPPADLTDEERAWFAEVAAWGAAEGAYGAVHRTKPMTAAVGLTDSPAGLAAWIVEKLRAWSDGGGDVERAFTRDEVLTNVTRYWVTGTIGSSMRMYRANAAIPRDQLSRRVEVPSGFALFGGDILRPPRAWLERTSHVVRVTEPPRGGHFAPVEQPEAYAAELREFFRPYRPAA
- the map gene encoding type I methionyl aminopeptidase, translating into MIEILDPAEVRRARATGALVHDILATLRSRAVVGTNLLDVDRWAREMILAAGAQSCYVDYAPSFGRGPFGHHICTSVNDAVLHGLPHDYRLADGDLLTLDLAVSLDGIVADSAVSFVVGTARPAGAEALIEATERALADGIAAAGPGVRLGDVSHAIGTVLSAAGYPINTEFGGHGVGSTMHQDPHVANTGRAGRGYTLRPGLLLALEPWVMADTDELVTDADGWTLRSATGCLTAHSEHTIAITEDGAEILT
- a CDS encoding helix-turn-helix transcriptional regulator, translated to MVRLPLSPAEVERGRRLGALLREARGARSMLRTALDAGVSPETLRKIESGRVATPAFPTIAAIADVLGLSLDAVWAEISAADASTDRAREPLAS
- a CDS encoding NAD-dependent epimerase/dehydratase family protein, with product MRRVLVLGGTGWLGREVARAALADGAEVVCVARGESGAVPAGATLARADRTAPGAYDALGGDWDEVVELASAPGLVVPALAALAPRAAHWTLVSTVSVYRRDDEPGADETADLVEPRDLTAYPDAKVAAERASADHLGDRLLIARPGLIVGPGDPTDRFGYWPARLHRGGAVLVPDAAGRYVQVVDVADLAGWIARAGAAGATGRVNAVGRPHRMDEFFAAVRAATGFDGELVVADDAWLLDHDVRYWAGPRSLPLWLPADATGFARRDGAAYLAAGGTVRPLEDTIARTLADEVARGAGRRRRAGLDPDDEAALLAQRVPA
- a CDS encoding transcriptional regulator, translating into MTEPHPLSRLDETVHQRARLGILAVLSERTDADFSYLKRALALTDGNLGRHLDVLVGSGLVALRRGYDGRRTRTWARITPAGRQALLTELDLLRSIAALVEAARDDEG
- a CDS encoding dihydrofolate reductase family protein, with the translated sequence MRLTTTTHVSLDGVEAAVRALKDGPDGELLVPGSGVLVRRLLARGLVDRMDLVVHPLVVGQGTRLFPDAGPDAALELERSRTTARGVTIQTYRVTGGRPGYARS
- a CDS encoding VOC family protein, which produces MAPLLSVDCVTVNSRDPWALAGFWAALVGGTPRDAGNRFVLVDPGEGRTRLLFQQADEAAAAPGWIHLDCRTADREATIAEVERLGGRLVDRRSDSHGDWVVLADPDGNPFCC
- a CDS encoding NUDIX domain-containing protein, translated to MAAWQTHRSTTVYENPWIRVREDAVTRPDGGAGIYGVVEVRQPAVFVVPVTADDEVVLVELERYTVGRMSLEVPAGGSDGEDLLVAARRELREETGLESDDWQALGEVYSLNGVCRAPGRVFLARGVRPVSAGEGQAEEGIVAVRRVPWPEVLDLVRTGAITDGESVAALMHAAIADGRVR
- a CDS encoding cupin domain-containing protein, whose protein sequence is MRLYTVPERDIEAFGSTGVVMRFLPPVLTAGSDDATGVHVAAIAAGGTLGRHPAVRRQVFAVLAGRGLVQTDDDPPVEVGAGTLVVWEPGEDHQTWATTDMTAVVVETTGRLDLGEHFVPVAAGAPGAGA
- a CDS encoding serine hydrolase domain-containing protein, with the translated sequence MSVDPGPALHERAVASGFSGVVHVSRGDEVLLARAYGWADRARRLAAEVDQRFAVASVAKGFTALVIGSLVEEGRLGWDDPVRPVLGADLPLVDDRVTLAHLLSHTSGIGDYLDESGDGAITDYVLTLPPHVLDDTEAYLPMLDGHPQVAEPGAGFAYSNSGFVLLALVAQRVSGTPFPDLVAERVLARAGMERTGFPRTDEPAADLAVGYLDEDGPRTNVLHLPVRGSGDGGLVTTAADLAAFWRALTAHRIVSAATLATLTEPVSTVEDEGMRYGRGFWRGLESDDLVLEGYDAGVSARTRHDPRTGLTVTVIANTSDGAWPVLREPAAG
- a CDS encoding S66 family peptidase codes for the protein MIRYPRPLVPGDVVGVAAPSSGVEDRHAARLDVAVRHLTDQGLGVRLGPLVRHAGIVSGPPAARAAELTGLMTDPAVRAVVPPWGGEIALDLLPHLDLDVLAADPTWFVGYSDVSTLLLPLTLRTGVATLHGQNLMDTPYRVPEPMLPWLDVVRAEPGATLVQGAAPRYRSGGFDDYAADAGVTEYALDAPGGWTRVDDGGRDGGDVHATGRLVGGCLETMSHLAGTPYGDVGAFAAAHAPEGTIVYLEAAGTDAADVTRRLLGLRYAGWFAHANAVLIGRTAGPDAPGLTQHDAARHALGDLGVPVLVDVDCGHVPPHLALVNGALATVEHARAGSVLTQTLA